The DNA window TCTCGCTCTTGACGCGGGCGATCAGGTCCACCAGGTTTTCCGGCTTGCCCGGGTCAGGGTGGTGATTGGGGAAACTTCCGTCCACCTCGCAGTAGAGGGGGATAACTTCGCAACCCAGCTCCTCGATGAGCCGGGGGCCGAGCTCGCCGGCAATACCATTGCCCGCATCGACCACGACTTTCAAAGGCGCCGCCACAGCGATATCGCCCAGAATCCGGTCGAGATAGGCTTGCTGCACGTCTTCCCGGCTCAGGCTGCCCTGACCCTGCCGGAAGTTGCCAGCCTTTATACGGGTGAGCAGATCCTGAATAGCATCGCCGGCGAACGTTTCGCCGCCGACCATCATTTTGAGCCCGTTGTAGTTCGAGGGGTTGTGACTGCCGGTAATCATTACGCCCGAGCCCGTGCCCAGGTGATGGGTGGCGAAATAAAGCACAGGCGTGGGCACCCGGCCGATGTCAATGACGTCGCATCCCGTGGACCGCAGACCCTGGGTCAGGGCTTCGGCCAGTTCCGGACTGGAATGGCGGCCATCGTAGCCCACACACATGGAACTGAATCCACGGCTCGCCGCTTCGCTACCAATAGCCATGCCGATGTAGCGTACGATTTCCGGCGTCAGTGTTTCGCCGACGATACCGCGGATATCATAGGCTCTGAATATCGAACTCGGAATATCAACTTCCACTGTCATAGCATCTTCCAGATCAACACCCGTTAGTTCGCCCGAGCCGGCAGCGGGTGTGTTACCTCCCAGCCCGAGAACGTCGTCATCACCATCAAACATATCAATATCCAGAACATTGTCGTCCTGAAACAACGGCTCTTCCTGGCCCGTATGGCCACTACTGGCACGCCCTTTTTGCGCGTCCCGTAGCGCGGCGTCAGCCTTCACAAGACGCTTGTCTACCGCCCTGGACAGCTGCTGCAGCGTTTGCCCCAGCGCCGCAAGTACCTCGAGTGTGAAGGTCGGCACCCGGGTGCGTTCGCCGGAGAAGTTCTTCTGAGCCCACATATGCAGCTTTTGTGCTTCGTGATTCAGCGTGCGGCTGAACCACCCCATCAGGCCGAAAATCACGGCAGCGGCTAGGATACCCATTCCCGCAATCACTGACCAGAACAGCATCCGGTCAGCCTGCCAGGGACCATCCGCTGAGGCCGTCAGTTGCAGCGACCAGCCAGGAAAAGAAAGGTCGCGCGTGAGCGTCTCTCCATCACCAGTGCCCTGAGTCAGGACGACAATATCCTGACCACCCACACGCTGGACCAGACTCAACCGTCCACCAGAACCTGCGGGCTGAACCAGGGCGGCGCCAAGCGCCGACGGATCAAGGACCACAAGTGCGCTACCGCGGGGTTCGCCATCACTGACCGGCGTCATGGGTGCCGCGATCTGGAAAAGCCATTGGTCGTCTCGACGAAACGCGTCCATCAGCAGGCTGTTGCTTGACTGTGATTTCTGGGCAAGGTCGAGGCTGGCAAAACTGAGGGGAACATCCAGGTCAGCTGGCTGGCTGATATTTCCGGCCGGAAAAATATGCGCCTCGCGAACTGTTGGGAGCATTGCTGCGAGAAAATCGGCGGCCTGGCGACGCGCTTCTTCATCGTCGACGATCTCGATAATGGAAGGCTCCCGGGCAAAATGGCGCACCAGCTCACTGAAGTGGGTGAGACGCTGTTCGACCTGACGTTTCTGGCTCTCGATCCGTGCTTCAAGCGCTGCAGACTCTGCCGCCTGTTCGGCAGGCGAGAGCACCAATACATCAAGCAACAGACCGATGAGCACAGCGCCGAGGATCACTGCCAACGCCTGGAACAGGCCTATTTTTCCCGGAGTCACCGTCCCGGCAGGCGATTTACCCGCAGGGTTTGAATCACCGTTCATCTCAGGCGGGGTATCACTTTTCTTTTTGCCGAGTTTCATACTCTCACACTACTCCGCTTGGCCGCTTCTGCCACGCCAGGGGCTACGCGCCCGGCTTCGATCAATTAACGAGTATAGCCCTAATGTCTGGCCCAGAAGCCCCCGGGCCAAGCAGAGCAGGCAGACACGCTAATCGCGGCCGGTTGAACCGAAGCCACCAGCGGCGCGTTCGCTGCCGGTAAACTCGTCAACAATTGCAAAATCCGCCTGTACGACCGGCACGATTATCAGTTGGGCGATGCGTTCACCGACGTCAATGGTGAAGCTCGTGTTGCCCCGGTTCCAGCACGAAACCATGAGTTCGCCCTGATAGTCCGAGTCGATGAGACCGACAAGGTTACCCAGAACAATGCCATGTTTGTGCCCCAAACCCGAGCGCGGCAATACCATACCGGCCAGCCCGGGGTCTTCGATATAGATTGCTACACCCGTGCGGATGAGCTGAGTCTCACCCGGTTTAATTTCAAGAGGCGCGTCCAGGCAGGCGCGAAGGTCGAGGCCGGCAGAGCCAGAAGTGGCGTGGGCCGGCAGGGGAATTGTCTGGCCGAGGCGGCTATCGATGAGCTTTAACTGAAACGTTTGCTTGTGACTCACACTTGTCCCTCAGGGCTTGATTTTGATCCTGCGCTGTTGACCAATAAGCTCAATCAGGGCGCTGGCCAGCGCCTGTTTGGGTTGGCTCGGAAACGTTTGTGTTCCGTCGTGCCAGAATACACTCACAGCGTTGTTCTCGCTGTTGAAACCTATACGGGTATCCGAAACATCGTTGGCTATGATCATATCGAGATTCTTGCGTTCAAGCTTGTCGCGGGCGTAATGCTCTACGCGGCGGGTCTCAGCGGCAAAGCCCACGCAGTACGATGCCAGC is part of the Hydrocarboniclastica marina genome and encodes:
- the dut gene encoding dUTP diphosphatase, with the protein product MSHKQTFQLKLIDSRLGQTIPLPAHATSGSAGLDLRACLDAPLEIKPGETQLIRTGVAIYIEDPGLAGMVLPRSGLGHKHGIVLGNLVGLIDSDYQGELMVSCWNRGNTSFTIDVGERIAQLIIVPVVQADFAIVDEFTGSERAAGGFGSTGRD
- a CDS encoding phosphomannomutase/phosphoglucomutase translates to MKLGKKKSDTPPEMNGDSNPAGKSPAGTVTPGKIGLFQALAVILGAVLIGLLLDVLVLSPAEQAAESAALEARIESQKRQVEQRLTHFSELVRHFAREPSIIEIVDDEEARRQAADFLAAMLPTVREAHIFPAGNISQPADLDVPLSFASLDLAQKSQSSNSLLMDAFRRDDQWLFQIAAPMTPVSDGEPRGSALVVLDPSALGAALVQPAGSGGRLSLVQRVGGQDIVVLTQGTGDGETLTRDLSFPGWSLQLTASADGPWQADRMLFWSVIAGMGILAAAVIFGLMGWFSRTLNHEAQKLHMWAQKNFSGERTRVPTFTLEVLAALGQTLQQLSRAVDKRLVKADAALRDAQKGRASSGHTGQEEPLFQDDNVLDIDMFDGDDDVLGLGGNTPAAGSGELTGVDLEDAMTVEVDIPSSIFRAYDIRGIVGETLTPEIVRYIGMAIGSEAASRGFSSMCVGYDGRHSSPELAEALTQGLRSTGCDVIDIGRVPTPVLYFATHHLGTGSGVMITGSHNPSNYNGLKMMVGGETFAGDAIQDLLTRIKAGNFRQGQGSLSREDVQQAYLDRILGDIAVAAPLKVVVDAGNGIAGELGPRLIEELGCEVIPLYCEVDGSFPNHHPDPGKPENLVDLIARVKSEKADLGIAFDGDGDRLGVVSNTGKIIWADRLLMLFARDVVSRNPGADIIYDVKCSRRLAATINEFGGRPIMWKTGHSWIKAKMKETGALLAGEMSGHVFFSERWLGFDDGIYSAARLLEILGIEDRTSDEVFADFPEDVSTPEINLTVTDENKFEIIEKLASEGEFGDANINTIDGVRVDYADGWGLCRASNTTPMLVLRFEAENEESLERIKVIFREQMQKVAPDVELTF